The following proteins are encoded in a genomic region of Mustela erminea isolate mMusErm1 chromosome 3, mMusErm1.Pri, whole genome shotgun sequence:
- the ZNF622 gene encoding zinc finger protein 622, with protein MATYTCITCRVAFGDADVQRAHYKTDWHRYNLKRKVADMAPVTAEGFQERVRAQRAVTEQESKGTATYCTVCSKKFASFNAYENHLKSRRHVELEKKAVRAVSRQVEMMNEKNLEKGLGVDSVDKDAMNAAIQQAIKAQPSLSPKKAPVAPEESPPRSPAALARAGRAAHERDPAEKPPRLQWFEQQAKKFTKQQQEEESEEDLDEEDWEDMDSEEELEYEDADATDEAEEPDAEGEEAGRGPFAGAIPITDCLFCPHHSSSLVKNVAHMTKVHSFFIPDIEYLSDLKGLIRYLGEKVGVGKICLWCNEKGKSFYSTEAVQAHMNDKSHCKLFADGDAALEFADFYDFRSSYPDYKEGEFPDEAELCSERLLGYDDETMELILPSGARLGHRSLMRYYKQRFGLSRAVAVAKNRKAVGRILQQYRALGWTGSTGAALARERDMQYVQRMKSKWLLKTGMKNSATKQMHFRPQVRF; from the exons ATGGCGACGTACACTTGCATCACCTGCCGGGTGGCGTTCGGCGACGCGGACGTGCAGCGGGCGCACTACAAGACGGATTGGCACCGCTACAACCTGAAGCGCAAGGTGGCCGACATGGCCCCGGTCACGGCCGAGGGTTTCCAGGAGCGCGTGCGGGCGCAGCGGGCCGTGACGGAGCAGGAGAGCAAGGGCACGGCCACCTACTGCACCGTCTGCAGCAAGAAGTTTGCCTCGTTCAACGCCTACGAAAACCACCTCAAGTCCCGGCGGCACGTGGAGCTGGAGAAGAAGGCCGTGCGCGCCGTGAGTCGCCAAGTGGAGATGATGAACGAAAAGAACTTGGAGAAGGGGCTGGGCGTGGACAGCGTGGACAAGGATGCCATGAACGCGGCCATCCAGCAGGCCATCAAGGCCCAGCCGTCCCTGTCGCCCAAGAAGGCCCCCGTGGCGCCGGAGGAGTCGCCGCCCAGGAGCCCCGCTGCGCTGGCCCGCGCGGGACGTGCGGCTCACGAGCGGGACCCGGCCGAGAAGCCTCCCCGGCTCCAGTGGTTTGAGCAGCAGGCGAAGAAGTTCacaaagcagcagcaggaggaggagagtgaggaGGACCTGGATGAAGAAG ATTGGGAAGATATGGATTCTGAAGAGGAGTTGGAATATGAGGACGCTGACGCCACGGACGAAGCAGAGGAACCGGatgcagagggggaggaggctgggagaggccCCTTCGCTGGTGCCATCCCCATAACAGACTGCTTATTTTGTCCCCATCATTCAAGCTCTCTTGTGAAGAATGTGGCTCATATGACTAAAGtccacagcttctttattcctGATATAGAATATCTTTCAGATCTTAAGGGACTGATTAGATATTTGG GAGAGAAAGTTGGTGTTGGGAAGATTTGCTTGTGGTGCAATGAGAAAGGGAAATCGTTCTACTCCACGGAAGCCGTACAGGCACACATGAACGACAAAAGCCACTGTAAGCTCTTCGCAGATGGCGATGCTGCTTTGGAATTTGCAGACTTCTATGATTTTAG GAGTAGCTATCCAGATTACAAGGAAGGGGAGTTCCCTGATGAAGCCGAGTTGTGCTCAGAAAGGCTGTTAGGCTATGATGATGAAACCATGGAGCTGATTCTACCTTCTG GTGCCAGACTGGGTCACCGTTCCTTGATGAGATACTACAAACAGCGATTTGGCTTGTCGAGAGCTGTGGCCGTTGCTAAGAATCGGAAGGCCGTGGGCCGGATACTCCAGCAGtacagagccctgggatggaCAGGCAGTACAG GAGCGGCACTTGCGCGCGAGCGGGACATGCAGTATGTCCAGAGGATGAAATCCAAGTGGCTGCTGAAGACTGGGATGAAGAACAGCGCCACCAAGCAGATGCACTTCCGGCCGCAAGTGAGATTCTGA
- the RETREG1 gene encoding reticulophagy regulator 1 isoform X2, translating into MPEADDFGPGQSWEVINSKPDERPRFSHCIAESWMNFSIFLQEMSLFKQQSPGKFCLLVCSVCTFFTILGSYIPGVILSYLLLLCAFLCPLLKCNDIGQKIYSKIKSGLLKLDFGIGEYINQKKRKRSEADKEKSHKDDSELDLSALCPKISLTVAAKELSVSDTDVSEVSWTDNGTFNLSEGYTPQTDTSDDLDRPSEEVFSRDLSDFPSVENGTGTNDEDEFSLGLPTEQRRKKEQVDSGLRASRERQSAAGLTLPLSSDQTFHLMRNLAGDAITAAVTAAIKEQLEGAQQALSQAAPSPGDDTDTEEGDDFELLDQSELDQIESELGLSQDQEAESQQSKKSSGFLSNLLGGH; encoded by the exons ctGGGAAGTTATCAATTCCAAACCAGATGAAAGACCCAGGTTCAGCCACTGTATCGCAGAATCATGGATGAATTTCAGCATATTTCTTCAAGAAATGTCTCTTTTTAAGCAGCAGAGCCCTGGCAAG TTTTGCCTCCTGGTCTGCAGTGTGTGCACATTTTTTACAATCTTGGGAAGTTATATTCCTGGAGTTATACTCAGCTATCTACTGC TGCTGTGTGCATTTTTGTGTCCCCTGCTTAAGTGTAATGATATTGGACAAAAAATATACAGCAAAATCAAGTCAGGTCTGCTGAAGCTAGATTTTGGAATTGGAGAATATATTAATCAGAAGAAACGTAAGAGATCTG aagcagataaagaaaaaagtcacaaagaTGACAGTGAATTAGACCTTTCAGCTCTTTGTCctaag ATCAGCCTCACGGTTGCGGCCAAAGAGTTGTCTGTGTCTGACACCGACGTATCCGAGGTCTCCTGGACTGACAATGGAACCTTCAACCTGTCAGAAGGATACACTCCACAGACAGACACTTCCGACG ATCTTGACCGACCAAGCGAAGAAGTATTCTCTCGAGACCTTTCCGACTTTCCATCTGTAGAAAACGGCACGGGAACAAATGATGAAGATGAGTTCAGCCTTGGCTTGCCCactgagcaaaggagaaaaaaggagcaGGTGGACAGCGGTCTCAGAGCGAGCAGAGAGAGGCAGTCAGCAGCTGGTCTCACCCTTCCTTTGAGCAGTGACCAAACCTTTCACTTGATGCGCAACCTGGCTGGGGACGCCATTACGGCCGCGGTGACAGCAGCCATCAAAGAGCAGTTAGAGGGCGCGCAGCAAGCACTTTCTCAGGCTGCTCCCAGCCCGGGTGACGACACAGACACTGAAGAAGGTGATGACTTTGAACTACTTGACCAGTCAGAGCTTGATCAAATTGAGAGTGAATTGGGACTTTCACAAGACCAAGAAGCAGAATCACAGCAAAGTAAGAAGTCTTCCGGCTTCCTTTCAAATCTCCTTGGAGGCCATTAG